Proteins encoded within one genomic window of Paramisgurnus dabryanus chromosome 11, PD_genome_1.1, whole genome shotgun sequence:
- the LOC135757554 gene encoding beta-1,4-galactosyltransferase galt-1-like has protein sequence MENIKWKGLLGILFLMNGVVILIWTYSSWHPNYILISPFYNKLRIPETLNLITPIKDSKHFMVSAYIDHRIDETIRVISIINRESLQPLYCVYCNTKHECTTVETDVQIHSDHFGFPFHVSDVICKGKHLQNATHVLISTNDSVNQTTEFLPIRNRVMSETFKYNFTVCISNLFGDYNNVLEFAQTIEMYKLLGVQRVVIYNTSCGPDLEKLLKHYEREGTLEIVSWPIDEFLNPSSGWNSTKHKGDLHYYGQLTTLNECIYRHMYQSKYVLLNDIDEIIMPYKYDNLPSLMKNLQAAHPIVGLFLIENHIFPKTQFDDSGRFKRQEWSKIPGINIMEHIYREPERKNVTNPTKMIINPRLVEQTSVHSSLRHFGDTYNVPFDVCRIVHVRKRLQGHLTKDQLTVDKRLWDFEQELLPNVDNALKLSGLLMP, from the coding sequence ATGGAAAACATAAAATGGAAAGGACTGCTAGGAATTTTATTTCTTATGAATGGTGTTGTCATTCTGATATGGACCTATTCAAGCTGGCATCCTAATTACATACTGATTTCACcattttataataaactgaGAATTCCAGAGACTTTAAATTTAATAACGCCCATCAAAGACTCAAAACACTTCATGGTGTCTGCATACATCGACCACAGAATTGATGAGACGATTCGAGTCATCAGCATAATCAACAGAGAAAGTCTTCAGCCACTCTACTGCGTTTACTGCAATACTAAACATGAATGTACAACTGTTGAGACTGATGTCCAAATACACAGTGACCATTTTGGGTTCCCGTTTCATGTGTCGGATGTGATCTGTAAAGGTAAACACTTGCAGAATGCAACACATGTCCTCATCTCAACTAATGATTCAGTCAATCAAACTACAGAGTTTTTACCAATAAGAAATCGTGTAATGAGTGAGACCTTCAAGTATAACTTCACAGTTTGCATCTCCAACCTTTTTGGTGACTACAACAATGTGCTGGAGTTTGCTCAAACTATAGAGATGTACAAACTTCTGGGCGTTCAGCGAGTGGTCATCTATAACACTAGCTGTGGACCGGACCTGGAAAAACTTTTAAAGCATTATGAAAGAGAGGGGACACTGGAGATTGTTTCTTGGCCAATCGACGAGTTTTTAAATCCATCTTCAGGTTGGAATTCAACAAAACACAAGGGTGACCTTCATTATTATGGTCAGTTAACAACACTTAATGAGTGCATTTACAGACACATGTATCAATCCAAGTATGTTCTCCTGAATGACATCGATGAGATCATCATGCCTTACAAATATGACAATTTACCATCTCTTATGAAGAACCTTCAAGCTGCACATCCCATAGTGGGTTTGTTTCTTATTGAGAACCACATATTCCCCAAAACACAGTTTGATGACAGTGGTCGCTTCAAACGGCAAGAATGGAGTAAAATTCCTGGTATCAATATCATGGAGCACATTTATAGAGAACCTGAACGAAAAAATGTTACAAATCCCACAAAGATGATAATTAATCCAAGGTTGGTGGAGCAAACCTCAGTGCATTCCTCTTTAAGACACTTTGGAGATACTTACAATGTACCATTTGATGTTTGTCGGATTGTACATGTGAGGAAACGGCTGCAGGGGCATCTTACCAAAGATCAGCTGACTGTGGACAAAAGATTGTGGGACTTTGAACAAGAACTGCTACCAAATGTTGACAATGCCCTGAAGCTTTCTGGTTTGTTAATGCCTTAG